One segment of Acidimicrobiia bacterium DNA contains the following:
- a CDS encoding ABC transporter ATP-binding protein: MALLETIGLRKGFGGVAAIAGLDFHVDQGEIVSVIGPNGAGKTTFFNLITGMARPDSGKVMFDGESIVGLTPDSLTRLGIARTFQNVRLFPNMTVLENVMVAQHCRTSKGVFAALLQTRGFRDEEKEIEERARDVLSFFGTRLTGYRHDQPAFMLSYANRRRLEIARAIATQPKLILLDEPTAGMNPRETAELTGLIGQLRDIKGLTVVVIEHEMKVVRDVSDRVVVLDHGVKIAEGRYAEVTSNPDVIEAYLGRPTGGDE, encoded by the coding sequence ATGGCTCTCCTCGAAACGATCGGGCTTCGCAAAGGGTTTGGCGGCGTGGCGGCGATCGCCGGACTCGACTTCCATGTCGACCAGGGCGAGATCGTGTCGGTGATCGGGCCGAACGGCGCCGGCAAGACCACCTTCTTCAACCTGATCACGGGTATGGCCCGCCCGGACTCCGGCAAGGTGATGTTCGACGGTGAGAGCATCGTCGGCCTCACCCCTGACTCGTTGACGCGTCTGGGTATCGCTCGCACCTTCCAGAACGTCCGCCTCTTCCCCAACATGACGGTGCTGGAGAATGTGATGGTCGCCCAGCACTGCCGCACCTCCAAGGGGGTGTTCGCCGCACTCCTCCAGACGCGGGGATTCCGCGATGAGGAGAAGGAGATCGAGGAACGGGCGCGCGACGTGCTTTCTTTCTTCGGTACCAGGCTCACCGGGTATCGCCACGACCAGCCCGCGTTCATGCTGTCGTACGCCAACCGCCGGCGCCTCGAGATCGCTCGCGCCATCGCCACCCAGCCCAAGCTGATCCTGCTGGACGAGCCCACCGCCGGCATGAACCCCCGCGAGACCGCTGAGCTCACCGGGTTGATCGGCCAGCTCCGTGACATCAAGGGCCTCACCGTGGTGGTGATCGAACACGAGATGAAAGTTGTCCGTGATGTCTCCGATCGGGTGGTGGTGCTCGACCACGGGGTGAAGATCGCCGAAGGGCGCTACGCGGAAGTCACTTCCAACCCAGACGTGATCGAGGCGTACCTGGGTCGGCCCACCGGGGGTGACGAATGA